The proteins below are encoded in one region of Plutella xylostella chromosome 13, ilPluXylo3.1, whole genome shotgun sequence:
- the LOC125489354 gene encoding uncharacterized protein LOC125489354: MPVTRSHSSRKEESSTAESSTVCTSNTATTTTTTGSGATETSATTTSAANASATGSERPATPPPQETSVVTVVRQVTSQPATLRPRSHHSKASRKRFLAELEAKERLAEAQQKEAQAAAELAKVKLMRIQAEDSSDEEDEDIVDKSERIEQWVQEQSSKPPPPALALTAGHARGSSPVRGQTQAPPTPWIPTEPPRVVEAPQHEERAPPERQQEKSSSEDVTQLAALFKSVLSGGGYREPPRYIQDLPTFNGNSSEWLPFRAAYHETEKYFTKIENVARLRKSLRGAALDAVSCLLISDPNPVVIIQGLERRFGRPEALILNELDKVKKLPKLAESPRDLCIFASKLANIVATIEALKKPHFLYNPEIERTAIEKLTPILRDKWYEYNFTQHGEEANLKKLSSYLNHEADKCGPYAALEQIDYSAPKPVSAREKAAKKTTERTYAAENTHKQEEDGCPMCKQAHKLPECTRFTEKTTDERWEIAKQNKLCFRCLRSTHRRFSCKAKPCGDSGCKLSHHKLLHHEAAKKEEKNEEVTASATEKPTVAANNSERRRAYLKIAPVVLTGLHSSIDTYALFDEGSTITMIDADVANSLGLDGPTDPMWVQGVSGKEVRHSKSKKVDFTIRGKHAQEEFKLEDARTVEKLDFITQTVKKEEVDDCSHLSDIQEELAYEGASPKILIGQDNWDLIVSREVREGRRDQPVASRTQLGWVLHGCRTTQSKPVNFCGYVTSVEESIEKMMKHCFELESLSIEARKPTTDPEEQATRKLEEESRRLPDGRFETRLLWKRENEKIPNNRQDALKRLCSLERKLDRDPELKNKYEECMENMLKSGYAEPATTLLTQDRSWYCNPEKKKIRLMHDAEVKSHGRSLNDMLLTGPDLLQSLPGVVMRFRQHPYAVSADIKVIFMQIRIKECDRDALRFLWHGDRREGTPDEYRMTSGIFGASSSPCTALCIKNRNARDFADTHPEVVRAIEKKHFMDDYLQSFTSVEEAQHVTKTVDEIYRRAGFELRGWASNERRVLRDLITDAETTTNDIGGSEIKKTLGLMWHVHEDNVGFRLNTHKTPAEELRVNRPPSKPPPAAAYWRNEQTAA; encoded by the coding sequence ATGCCGGTTACTAGAAGCCACAGTAGCCGGAAGGAAGAGTCCAGTACCGCCGAATCAAGCACGGTCTGCACAAGCAACACCGCGACGACGACTACGACTACGGGAAGCGGTGCGACTGAGACATCCGCCACGACCACGTCGGCAGCGAACGCAAGCGCTACCGGATCAGAGCGCCCTGCGACGCCGCCACCTCAGGAAACGAGCGTGGTCACTGTGGTGCGTCAAGTCACATCGCAGCCAGCTACCTTACGGCCCCGGTCACATCACTCCAAAGCCTCCCGCAAGAGATTTCTCGCGGAATTGGAGGCTAAGGAGCGGTTGGCCGAGGCGCAACAGAAGGAAGCACAAGCCGCCGCCGAACTAGCGAAGGTGAAGCTCATGCGGATACAAGCGGAGGACTCGTCCGACGAGGAAGACGAAGACATCGTCGACAAGAGCGAGCGCATCGAGCAGTGGGTGCAGGAGCAATCCTCTAAGCCCCCGCCCCCTGCTCTCGCTCTCACAGCGGGCCATGCAAGAGGCTCGTCCCCCGTGAGGGGCCAGACACAGGCCCCTCCCACCCCGTGGATACCTACGGAACCGCCACGGGTCGTCGAGGCGCCGCAGCATGAAGAGCGCGCGCCTCCCGAGCGCCAACAAGAAAAGTCGTCGAGTGAAGACGTCACGCAGCTCGCCGCACTATTCAAGAGTGTGCTGAGCGGTGGCGGCTACAGAGAGCCGCCACGGTACATTCAAGATCTACCTACGTTCAACGGAAACAGCAGCGAGTGGCTACCGTTTCGTGCGGCCTACCATGAAACCGAGAAGTACTTCACGAAGATAGAAAACGTCGCCCGCCTGAGAAAAAGCCTGCGTGGGGCCGCCCTCGACGCCGTCAGCTGTCTACTTATCAGCGATCCGAACCCTGTCGTCATTATACAGGGCTTGGAACGACGGTTCGGGCGGCCAGAAGCACTCATACTCAACGAGCTCGACAAAGTGAAGAAACTACCGAAGCTAGCTGAGAGCCCACGTGACCTGTGCATCTTCGCAAGCAAGCTGGCCAACATCGTAGCTACGATCGAAGCACTGAAGAAACCGCACTTCCTCTACAACCCGGAGATCGAGCGCACTGCAATAGAGAAGCTCACACCGATTCTTCGTGACAAATGGTACGAGTACAACTTCACGCAACATGGAGAAGAAGCGAACTTGAAGAAGCTGTCCTCCTACCTGAACCACGAAGCGGACAAGTGCGGCCCATACGCCGCGCTCGAGCAGATCGACTACAGCGCACCTAAACCTGTGAGTGCGAGGGAGAAAGCTGCGAAGAAGACGACGGAACGTACCTACGCCGCCGAGAACACGCACAAGCAAGAAGAGGACGGCTGCCCTATGTGCAAACAGGCTCACAAGTTACCTGAATGCACTAGGTTCACCGAGAAGACGACTGACGAGCGCTGGGAAATAGCGAAACAGAACAAGCTGTGCTTCCGCTGCCTACGTAGCACACATCGCCGCTTCTCATGTAAAGCGAAGCCCTGCGGTGACTCCGGCTGCAAACTGAGTCACCACAAGCTCCTGCATCATGAAGCCGCGAAGAAAGAAGAGAAAAATGAAGAGGTTACCGCGTCCGCGACGGAGAAGCCGACTGTCGCAGCGAACAATAGCGAACGTCGCCGCGCTTACCTGAAAATAGCGCCCGTGGTACTTACTGGCCTTCACTCCAGCATAGATACCTACGCACTATTCGACGAGGGAAGCACCATCACGATGATCGACGCGGACGTGGCCAACTCTCTCGGCCTCGACGGCCCCACTGATCCGATGTGGGTGCAAGGAGTCAGCGGCAAAGAAGTTCGACACTCGAAGAGCAAGAAAGTCGACTTCACCATACGGGGCAAGCACGCACAAGAAGAGTTCAAGCTTGAAGACGCACGCACAGTCGAGAAGCTCGACTTCATCACTCAGACGGTGAAGAAAGAAGAAGTCGACGACTGCAGCCACCTGAGTGACATTCAAGAGGAACTTGCCTACGAGGGGGCATCGCCGAAAATACTCATCGGCCAGGACAACTGGGACTTAATTGTCTCGAGGGAAGTCCGAGAAGGCCGCCGTGACCAGCCTGTTGCATCTCGCACACAGCTCGGCTGGGTACTGCACGGCTGCCGCACCACACAGAGCAAACCTGTGAACTTCTGCGGGTACGTCACGAGCGTAGAAGAATCAATAGAGAAAATGATGAAACACTGCTTCGAACTGGAGTCCCTGAGCATCGAAGCGAGAAAACCGACGACAGATCCAGAAGAGCAAGCCACGAGAAAACTGGAAGAGGAAAGTCGCCGGCTGCCCGATGGTCGCTTCGAAACTCGGTTGTTATGGAAACGAGAAAATGAGAAAATACCTAACAACCGTCAAGACGCACTGAAACGACTCTGCAGCCTCGAACGCAAGCTCGACCGTGACCCAGAACTCAAGAACAAATATGAAGAGTGCATGGAGAATATGCTGAAGTCCGGATACGCCGAGCCCGCCACCACGCTCCTGACGCAAGACAGATCGTGGTACTGCAACCCcgagaagaagaagataagACTGATGCACGACGCCGAAGTGAAGTCACATGGACGCAGCCTGAACGACATGCTGCTGACCGGCCCCGACCTGCTTCAGTCGCTTCCTGGGGTGGTCATGCGTTTCAGGCAGCATCCCTACGCTGTCAGCGCAGACATCAAGGTGATTTTCATGCAGATACGCATCAAGGAGTGCGACCGAGACGCGCTGCGCTTCCTCTGGCACGGCGACCGGCGGGAGGGTACACCAGACGAGTACCGCATGACGTCCGGCATCTTCGGCGCATCATCGTCACCGTGCACGGCACTCTGCATCAAGAACAGAAACGCCAGAGACTTCGCCGACACGCACCCCGAAGTCGTCCGAGCAATTGAGAAGAAGCACTTCATGGACGACTACCTGCAAAGTTTCACGTCAGTGGAGGAGGCCCAGCATGTCACGAAGACAGTCGACGAGATATATCGACGAGCGGGCTTCGAACTACGCGGATGGGCATCGAACGAGCGACGAGTACTACGCGATCTCATCACTGACGCCGAGACAACTACGAACGACATCGGCGGGAGCGAAATAAAGAAGACACTCGGCCTCATGTGGCACGTACATGAAGACAATGTCGGCTTTCGTCTTAACACTCATAAGACGCCGGCTGAGGAGCTACGAGTGAACCGTCCGCCGTCGAAACCGCCGCCCGCGGCTGCCTACTGGAGAAACGAGCAGACGGCAGCGTGA